ACATCTACATCATGCATACAGATAGAGGGTTCCTCTGAGGGCCGGATGAATGACTCAAAAACTTCAAAGATAGAGCCTAGTGCATCTGTGCGTGAGACAGCGAAACAAAAGTTGGGAGAGATTTTGAATAGTATATCTTCTCAAGGTGACTGTTATATGTTGCAACACCAAATTGATATCCAGGTATTCAGTCAGTCTTTGTATCCCTAGTGCTTCAGTAGGTTGTTTAAATTATAGAGTATTATGTCTTTGAAATTTCGATCAGAATTGCCGACAGTTTGTTCTGTTAAAGAATTAAAATATCTTGTAGGCATTGTGAATTTCCTTTGTGTTCTTTTATTACAATTACACAGTCAATGTGGTCAAATTAGGAAAACTCTACGTGGTACTATATTATATGCTCTGTAAGAGAGACACTTTCAGTGCTTCAAATCACCTGTACAGTAGTTAATGTATTCTTAAGATATATAAAATAGCACATGTACTTTTGATTTTGCATTCCATCTTATTTCTCGCCTTGTCTTCCTCTACAGCGGAAGAGGGCTAGATACAAGAAGATGATCCGCCAGCATATCGACTTCAGAATGCTTCATTCTAAGATCAAGAGTGGTGCTATCTCTTCTGCCAATGAGCTCCTAAAAGACATGCTCGTGTTCGTGAATAATGTCCTTGCTTTTTATCCAAAGGCTACATTGGAGCACATGGCTGCAATTGAGCTTCGAGGTCTTGTATGCAAAACATTGCAACAGAGCTCAAGCATTACCTCCATGAATTCGGGGGAGGCAGGGATAGCTAGTGACCTTGTAACCAAGAAGACTGCGGCAGGGATAGCTAGCGACCCAGTAATCAAGAAGACCGCTGTAGGCATAGCTGGTGACCCTCTAATCAAGAAGACTGCAAGAGGGATAGCTGGTGACCCTGTAATCAAGAAGACTGCAGCAGGGATAACCAGTGGCCCTGTAATCAAGAAGACTGCAGCAGGGATAGCCAGTGACCCTGTCAACAAGAAGACTGCGGCAGGGATATCCAGTGACCCTGTCAACAAGAAACCTGCGGCAGGGGTAACCAGTGACCCTGTGATCAAGAAGACTGCGACAGGGGTAACCAGTTCCCCTGTGATCAAGAAGACTGTGACAGGGGTACCTAGTGCCCCTGTGATCAAGAAGACTGCGACAGGGGTGGCCAGTGCCCCTGTGATCAAGAAGATTGCTCGAACCATGCCGCCCGTACGGCATGTGCCTCGTGATGCAAAGAGAAGCAAGGTTCCTGCAAAGGAGGCTGGAAGTACAGCCAGTCAGGGCGAGGCCAAGGACCTCCCTGGCGATGCAGCACCATCAGCTAATGAAAAATCTACTGGGAGAAGTCCGCCAGCCAAGAAGCGAGGCGTCGGGCGGCCTCCAAAGAGCGGGCAGAAGCGTGCTGCGCCGCAGAGCCAGCAAGACAGCCCTAACAAAGGAAGGAAGAGGACCCGGCGGTGAAGGTAAAAAGCCTTGAATAGGCAGAAGCGTGTCGTTTTTTGGTGCACAGCCTGTAAAAGGAGGCCATAGACTAGCTCCATCCAGTGTTTGTACCTGTCGAAGACTAGGTGAAAGGAGTTAGGATGTTGTAAGACTAAGGGCAAGGAGTTGCAATTTTTCCTGGTGTTTTTCCATGCACAGCTAGATGAACTAGTATCTTCATTTTTCCTACAGAGATGTAATCGATGTTATAGGCCATATGTGTCTGTCTGTCTTATACTGTACTTACATACCTATAGAAGTCTTGATCAGATATATGCCGTGCGCAGAATTGCACAGACAAGTCTCGATGTTTGTGTACTTGTCTTGAGATTGAGAGTTATTCTCCAGAGCCATTCTAGCGTAATCGGTTTCGGGCGAAGCAATTGTTGTGGCCAGGGCCGAACCGCCGAAGCCTCCTGGGCCGCGCTGGCACAGTGGAGCAGAAAGGagtcaacaaacaaacagagcGGGAAACTCGGTCGTGGCAGCCCAGACGATACGGGCTATCCGCTGCGCTCGCATCACGGCTGCTgcctcttctctctcggcTTTCGCTCTCCTCACAGTCGTTGTTGCCTCGCGTCACGTGGCGCATCTGCGACTGCGAGTGGGGGGAAGGGAAGAAAGCTGCTGGGAGAGGTCGAGAGGACTGAGAGGAGTCGCCACACATCACCGTCGCTACGCTTCAGCGGCCGCGCGTGCCCGTGACCGTGCCTTTCCCGATTCCCCTTGCTCGAAAACATTTCCTCCTCCACGAGAAATAGCAGCAGCGCCAGGGGCGCCTCGTGCCGAGCCGAGCCCATCCTCCCGACGCGCGTGGACGAGACGAGACGCCTCTCCTCCCCCGCTCGTTCcctcgcccgcccgcccgaGTTCTAGCCATTCCGCCTCTTCCTCGACTCCTgtccccgccgccgtggtATTGCCTTGTCTCTCCCCCCTTTTTCCATTCCCTTTTTTGCCCGTCCCGTTCCAACTGTGTCTCAGTGTGGACTGTGGAGGCAGTTGTATATACCCACTGACGCTAAATCTGTACTGATTGGGGTTTCCGAGGTCCCGATGACGCGTCGGCTGCGTTTTTTCTGGCTGCGATGCTTCTAGTTTACTGCCTCCGTCCCATTCCAAGAGGCATGCACGTTTCTCAAGACTACAAATTTAACTAGCAaattataaattatatttcataaaaaatatatcattagattaGTAGTCAAATGAATTTTTAATGATATATTCTTTATGTCATGTAACTTATATTTTGATGATTAAATTGATGATCTTGAGACGCGTACGTGCCTCATAtaatgggacggaggaagtatcttCCAAATCCTAGCACGCGGCCTCCGACGAGCTTCATGCGTCTCGTGCCTGCGCGCGcggtctcttttttttgtgtgcgctttcctttctcttttttgtgtgtgctggcagcggcggcactAGAGGGGAGAAGAACATGGCCAGCGAGAAACCCGTCGCCACATAGATGATTTGGGGTGGGTGGGGAATAGTCCTGGCCATCAGGCCGAGTTTTTTCAGCCGGCCTGAGGCACGTGAAAAAAGCACGGCCCGGGCCAGGCACGACGCCCACCACGTGCCAGGCTTTTTTAGGATTCCAACCCATGGGCTGGCATGAGCACGGCACGCAAAGTACAGGCACGAGTACGGCAAGGGAACGAGCCCGGCACAGCACGCCCGACACGAAAACAAgccaattttaaatttttacaatatttttatgtttttcaagtgttttttcaatttttacagaatttttcttttaaaaacgTCCCAAATGGGCCAAAATACTCCGAACTAGGCGAAACAGTCCGAACGTACGTAACTCGGGCCTTCATGCTTTCAGGCCGTTGGGCCAAGCCCGAAATGACTGCGTGctaggttttttttctttttttaaaaataatctgtaactttattcaaacacGAAAATTATTACGGTACAATATTTTGGATCATAGATTTTACAAACTACAAGGTAACTCTTACAAGGTAACTCTTATGATTAAGAATTACAGCCAGGCCTTTTTCCTAGATCGACTTTATTTCGTGCGCATACGTGCCGGGCCGTGCCGGGCCGTCGCCATCTCGTGGACGGGTCGGTCCGATGGCCAGGATTGCCCTCACTCCGtctctcgtcttcctcctcgtgcgagcgcctccaccccTCGTTTCTCTCGCTCCCGTCACGCCACGAACAGatcccgccctttagctccccgtttcatctccttaatattcgccaattcgtaactgaggcaaaaatcaaggtagggcggtcGCGgtcgccctaccttgccctaccgggtcctccgcccttgCATGCATCCAACAAATTCAAGTAACGCCTCGGATTGGAAAGAAACATGCGAGTTATCCTGAATTTCCTTCTGAAAAAGATGCTGACCTTTTCCGGTATTTGATGTCCTCTGTGCAGGGTGTCATGAAAAGACCAAGCCTTGCTGTGTCCGTTCCCAGATGAACAGCGAAAAAGTAGTGCCTAGTTGGATAAGGTGAGTTCGCCTGTGTTCTCTTTGCTTCACTTGTAGTGATGTCGAACGCCCGAGTTCTCTTAAGGCTGGACTGTGTGAGGTGATAACACTATCTATTTGGTTCCGCACGCAGAGATACATAATGCTAACAGGAGCTATCGCTGCTTTAAGATGAGACTGCGGTTGCATCTGCTCGTTCTGTGCTTGATAATCTTGTTTGTGGTTTACAGCATGGCGAGTTACCAACATAGACAGACAGCGGTAACGCCCTTTTGTTCGTAAAATTCCCCATTGTAGTTTCTCAAGAGACAGTGCTGATCTGATTATGTGTCATTATAGTTGGAAGCAAAATCTCGCCCGTTTGATACAATGATCGTAAGTGTACCCGTTGTCTCCATcaaatggaacaaaaaaaattctgttGTGGTAATCTTAAAGCAGATTTTCCTTTGTTTATGGggtgttgattatttttaGCTGTGAATGTCAGGAGTCTGACGGGGCTGCTGTTAAGGTGTCTGACGGGGCTGCTGTTAAGGTGTCTGGCCGAGCCGCTGTTAAGGTGTCAGAAAGAGCTGCTGGTAGGATTGGTTTTTTGCCTCATGGTATAGTGGAGCCTTACTCCGACATGGAATTGAAGCCATTATGGCTCACAAGCAGTGTGCAATCACAGGTCAGTTAAGCTATTCTATCTAAGAGTGTTGGTTTTGCCATTTGtgtttgtttctgtttctaAACCTAGCAGCCTTTAGCTTCCCCCACCTTCCTGATTACAAGATCATATGTTGTTATTTAATGCTATGTTAGTGTTTTGTCCCAACAGAAGTCTAACCAGAATGACCGCTGCTTGATCGCCATCCCTGCTGGTATAAATCAGAAAAAGAGTGTGGATGCTATCATGAAGAAGGTACTTCGTTTAGTACTTTGCAAGCAGTGATTTGTACCTATAATTGTCATGTAACTCTTGAATGCTCAGTTTCTTCCAGAGAACTTTACAGCTATATTGTTCCACTATGATGGGAAGGTCAATGAGTGGAACGATCTACCATGGAGCAAAAGTGTAATACACATAGCTGCTTCTAATCAGACAAAATGGTGTGGCCTCTTTCTACCCTCACACTAAAAAGAAGAGTCGAATGTTGGGTCTCTACAATTTATACGATCTGGTACCATTTTACTTCAAACATGATTTTGTAGGTGGTTTGCTAAAAGGTTCCTCCATCCTGCTGTTGTGTCGATGTACGATTATATATTTCTTTGGGACGAAGATTTGGAAGTGGATAATTTTAACCCAAGAAggtatatatattatataaaCCTCTATCCTGCTGTTGTTCTCGATGTATGAGTATAGCTTTCTTTGGGACGAAGATTTGGAAGTAGATAATCTCAACCCAAGAAGGTATGTATTGTATGTATGAACCCCGATCTTGTTCTTAACCTGTCATGTCCTAGCtgtcataaaaaaatatgCCTAGTGCCGAAGATGTATCAATTATTTAGCATCCAATTTATTTAACTCTCTAATCCTAATCCAGGCAGCTACAGCCTACAAGTATGAACTGACAGTGCAGTTTTGAAATTGAAGAATCAACTGATGTTTGTTGCTGCCTGTTATGTGCTAGGCAGCAAAGTTGTTTGTCTTGAAAGAGATACAGCTTCTTTGCTTGTTTCATCTAGAAGAAATCTGTCTTAAGAATGGAGCGTCTTTTGCTAGTGTTCTTCCCCGGTTGATGGTTTGATCTGTTGATTCTCTGCGCCAATTTGTCTAATGTGTTAATTTCGAGCAGGTACTTGAATATAGTTAAATCAGAAAGGCTGGTGATATCTCAACCAGGCCTTGATCCCAAATTGTCTGAAATTCATCATCCAATAACCGTTCGGAAAAAAACAGGGAATTTCCACAGGTAAATTTTATGTCAtgcaactctttttttttttgaagttaACATcataactaaataaatgcatgtatatatttttataggAGAGTCAGTCGGGCAAATAAAGACTGTTCAAGAGAAGGGCCTCCTTGTTCTGGGTACAATTTTGTTCTTCTTAAACTCATTCATGTGGTACTACAGCTACTTTCCTAGTTAACTCTTTGACCTGGTATAGACTGTAGTACCCTAGCATTGTCTTACACTGTTACTTCTTAATAACTGCAGTGCACTATCAACACATTAATCAGATATGTGCTTTTCATAACAATTATTTGATCTACAGATGGGTCGAGGGCATGGCACCGGTTTTCTCAAAATCTGCCTGGAAATGTGCTTGGCATCTTATCCAAGTAAGGATTATATCTTATATATTTTGATAATGGGTGTTCATGTTTGACTTTAGAATTAAACCAACCTGTAGAACTGTTATGTTAATCAGTCCTTAGCCATGAGTAATACGACATGGGGTAGGCCAGGAACTCAGTGAGGTCCTTGTGTGTGGTTTGTCCCATGTTGgaattttgttttgtgaatCACATCTAACATGAATAACTCTGATTAACCATGTTTCGAAATGAGGGGACGGGAGCCAAGCAGTTAGCGTGTTTTAGACTGGGGCATTACTGCCACCCCTATTAGTGTTAAGTCAGTTAGTAACATATTAATTACTATGTTCCTTTCTAAATTGCTATGGAGTACCAATATGTTAGCATATACACGAAGCGGTAGAACACCTGCTAACTACTTCCTTATTGGCTCCAACAATTTCTAGAATTTCTGATATTTACATACAGGTTAGTTTGGATGTTATCTAGCCAGTATCTCCGGCACATTGCTAGTTGAAGATGTTTGAAGCAGATGCATACTATTTATGTGTACTCATACCAATAGCATGTGGGTTGGGCATGCACTCATACCACTAGCTAAACCGAGCGGTGCTCGCCTTGCTCGGTTCTCCATAAGACACTGGTATATAATCAACCTACTTTTTAGAGAACAATCGTGTCACTCTATGATTAGACATTTCTCTTTGTA
This is a stretch of genomic DNA from Brachypodium distachyon strain Bd21 chromosome 1, Brachypodium_distachyon_v3.0, whole genome shotgun sequence. It encodes these proteins:
- the LOC100836400 gene encoding uncharacterized protein LOC100836400 isoform X1 encodes the protein MVVVVAKEEEGEEGKEGRGGVAWGTWEELVLGGAVIRHGAAAWDTVAAELRCRSPHRFSPEECEAKFSEIQARYSACKGDAWFDELRKQRIAELKRELQKSESLIGSLQSVIESLSNSKHEDVNSGCHTESCSPAEIAADTNSSSKELSKDRSSAASFTEEASNSQKSQKVQNTSAETLLEPHVEKGCTEGGLLWGSRKKRGLRDKKVILMADDSSREGENTSTSCIQIEGSSEGRMNDSKTSKIEPSASVRETAKQKLGEILNSISSQGDCYMLQHQIDIQRKRARYKKMIRQHIDFRMLHSKIKSGAISSANELLKDMLVFVNNVLAFYPKATLEHMAAIELRGLVCKTLQQSSSITSMNSGEAGIASDLVTKKTAAGIASDPVIKKTAVGIAGDPLIKKTARGIAGDPVIKKTAAGITSGPVIKKTAAGIASDPVNKKTAAGISSDPVNKKPAAGVTSDPVIKKTATGVTSSPVIKKTVTGVPSAPVIKKTATGVASAPVIKKIARTMPPVRHVPRDAKRSKVPAKEAGSTASQGEAKDLPGDAAPSANEKSTGRSPPAKKRGVGRPPKSGQKRAAPQSQQDSPNKGRKRTRR
- the LOC100836400 gene encoding uncharacterized protein LOC100836400 isoform X2; the protein is MISAWMSSKYLAVTSEMECEAKFSEIQARYSACKGDAWFDELRKQRIAELKRELQKSESLIGSLQSVIESLSNSKHEDVNSGCHTESCSPAEIAADTNSSSKELSKDRSSAASFTEEASNSQKSQKVQNTSAETLLEPHVEKGCTEGGLLWGSRKKRGLRDKKVILMADDSSREGENTSTSCIQIEGSSEGRMNDSKTSKIEPSASVRETAKQKLGEILNSISSQGDCYMLQHQIDIQRKRARYKKMIRQHIDFRMLHSKIKSGAISSANELLKDMLVFVNNVLAFYPKATLEHMAAIELRGLVCKTLQQSSSITSMNSGEAGIASDLVTKKTAAGIASDPVIKKTAVGIAGDPLIKKTARGIAGDPVIKKTAAGITSGPVIKKTAAGIASDPVNKKTAAGISSDPVNKKPAAGVTSDPVIKKTATGVTSSPVIKKTVTGVPSAPVIKKTATGVASAPVIKKIARTMPPVRHVPRDAKRSKVPAKEAGSTASQGEAKDLPGDAAPSANEKSTGRSPPAKKRGVGRPPKSGQKRAAPQSQQDSPNKGRKRTRR
- the LOC100833044 gene encoding uncharacterized protein LOC100833044 isoform X2; its protein translation is MHPTNSRCHEKTKPCCVRSQMNSEKVVPSWISMASYQHRQTALEAKSRPFDTMIVSDGAAVKVSGRAAVKVSERAAGRIGFLPHGIVEPYSDMELKPLWLTSSVQSQKSNQNDRCLIAIPAGINQKKSVDAIMKKFLPENFTAILFHYDGKVNEWNDLPWSKSVIHIAASNQTKWWFAKRFLHPAVVSMYDYIFLWDEDLEVDNFNPRRYLNIVKSERLVISQPGLDPKLSEIHHPITVRKKTGNFHRRVSRANKDCSREGPPCSGWVEGMAPVFSKSAWKCAWHLIQNDLVHGWGIDYKFGYCAQGDRTKHIGVVDSEFVVHRGVQTLGGSAMTKHTRGKNSQALRQKNAQVQQQTRVRAPGLDMRTKVRRKSRVELRDFQKRWERATREDRTWVDPFARRRKRMTRPTVD
- the LOC100833044 gene encoding uncharacterized protein LOC100833044 isoform X1; protein product: MHPTNSRCHEKTKPCCVRSQMNSEKVVPSWISMASYQHRQTALEAKSRPFDTMIESDGAAVKVSDGAAVKVSGRAAVKVSERAAGRIGFLPHGIVEPYSDMELKPLWLTSSVQSQKSNQNDRCLIAIPAGINQKKSVDAIMKKFLPENFTAILFHYDGKVNEWNDLPWSKSVIHIAASNQTKWWFAKRFLHPAVVSMYDYIFLWDEDLEVDNFNPRRYLNIVKSERLVISQPGLDPKLSEIHHPITVRKKTGNFHRRVSRANKDCSREGPPCSGWVEGMAPVFSKSAWKCAWHLIQNDLVHGWGIDYKFGYCAQGDRTKHIGVVDSEFVVHRGVQTLGGSAMTKHTRGKNSQALRQKNAQVQQQTRVRAPGLDMRTKVRRKSRVELRDFQKRWERATREDRTWVDPFARRRKRMTRPTVD
- the LOC100833044 gene encoding uncharacterized protein LOC100833044 isoform X6; this translates as MNSEKVVPSWISMASYQHRQTALEAKSRPFDTMIESDGAAVKVSDGAAVKVSGRAAVKVSERAAGRIGFLPHGIVEPYSDMELKPLWLTSSVQSQKSNQNDRCLIAIPAGINQKKSVDAIMKKFLPENFTAILFHYDGKVNEWNDLPWSKSVIHIAASNQTKWWFAKRFLHPAVVSMYDYIFLWDEDLEVDNFNPRRYLNIVKSERLVISQPGLDPKLSEIHHPITVRKKTGNFHRRVSRANKDCSREGPPCSGWVEGMAPVFSKSAWKCAWHLIQNDLVHGWGIDYKFGYCAQGDRTKHIGVVDSEFVVHRGVQTLGGSAMTKHTRGKNSQALRQKNAQVQQQTRVRAPGLDMRTKVRRKSRVELRDFQKRWERATREDRTWVDPFARRRKRMTRPTVD
- the LOC100833044 gene encoding uncharacterized protein LOC100833044 isoform X4, which encodes MSNARVLLRLDCVSMASYQHRQTALEAKSRPFDTMIESDGAAVKVSDGAAVKVSGRAAVKVSERAAGRIGFLPHGIVEPYSDMELKPLWLTSSVQSQKSNQNDRCLIAIPAGINQKKSVDAIMKKFLPENFTAILFHYDGKVNEWNDLPWSKSVIHIAASNQTKWWFAKRFLHPAVVSMYDYIFLWDEDLEVDNFNPRRYLNIVKSERLVISQPGLDPKLSEIHHPITVRKKTGNFHRRVSRANKDCSREGPPCSGWVEGMAPVFSKSAWKCAWHLIQNDLVHGWGIDYKFGYCAQGDRTKHIGVVDSEFVVHRGVQTLGGSAMTKHTRGKNSQALRQKNAQVQQQTRVRAPGLDMRTKVRRKSRVELRDFQKRWERATREDRTWVDPFARRRKRMTRPTVD
- the LOC100833044 gene encoding uncharacterized protein LOC100833044 isoform X5; its protein translation is MRLRLHLLVLCLIILFVVYSMASYQHRQTALEAKSRPFDTMIVSDGAAVKVSGRAAVKVSERAAGRIGFLPHGIVEPYSDMELKPLWLTSSVQSQKSNQNDRCLIAIPAGINQKKSVDAIMKKFLPENFTAILFHYDGKVNEWNDLPWSKSVIHIAASNQTKWWFAKRFLHPAVVSMYDYIFLWDEDLEVDNFNPRRYLNIVKSERLVISQPGLDPKLSEIHHPITVRKKTGNFHRRVSRANKDCSREGPPCSGWVEGMAPVFSKSAWKCAWHLIQNDLVHGWGIDYKFGYCAQGDRTKHIGVVDSEFVVHRGVQTLGGSAMTKHTRGKNSQALRQKNAQVQQQTRVRAPGLDMRTKVRRKSRVELRDFQKRWERATREDRTWVDPFARRRKRMTRPTVD
- the LOC100833044 gene encoding uncharacterized protein LOC100833044 isoform X3, giving the protein MRLRLHLLVLCLIILFVVYSMASYQHRQTALEAKSRPFDTMIESDGAAVKVSDGAAVKVSGRAAVKVSERAAGRIGFLPHGIVEPYSDMELKPLWLTSSVQSQKSNQNDRCLIAIPAGINQKKSVDAIMKKFLPENFTAILFHYDGKVNEWNDLPWSKSVIHIAASNQTKWWFAKRFLHPAVVSMYDYIFLWDEDLEVDNFNPRRYLNIVKSERLVISQPGLDPKLSEIHHPITVRKKTGNFHRRVSRANKDCSREGPPCSGWVEGMAPVFSKSAWKCAWHLIQNDLVHGWGIDYKFGYCAQGDRTKHIGVVDSEFVVHRGVQTLGGSAMTKHTRGKNSQALRQKNAQVQQQTRVRAPGLDMRTKVRRKSRVELRDFQKRWERATREDRTWVDPFARRRKRMTRPTVD
- the LOC100833044 gene encoding uncharacterized protein LOC100833044 isoform X7; the encoded protein is MRLRLHLLVLCLIILFVVYSMASYQHRQTALEAKSRPFDTMIESDGAAVKVSDGAAVKVSGRAAVKVSERAAGRIGFLPHGIVEPYSDMELKPLWLTSSVQSQKSNQNDRCLIAIPAGINQKKSVDAIMKKRTLQLYCSTMMGRSMSGTIYHGAKV